In Marinimicrobium koreense, the following are encoded in one genomic region:
- the panD gene encoding aspartate 1-decarboxylase, with protein sequence MLSTLLKGKLHMAAVTQAELWYDGSCAIDSDLVALAGLREFEQIDIYNVNNGERFTTYVILAEAGSGTISMNGAAARKVQVGDRVIIASYGQYSEAELLNHKPRLVYLDENNRVERTTNTIPTQVA encoded by the coding sequence ATGCTTTCTACTCTGCTGAAAGGCAAATTGCACATGGCGGCGGTCACCCAGGCCGAGCTCTGGTACGACGGCTCATGCGCCATTGATAGCGATCTGGTGGCGCTGGCTGGGCTGCGCGAGTTTGAACAGATTGATATCTACAACGTCAACAATGGCGAGCGGTTCACCACCTACGTGATCCTGGCGGAAGCCGGATCGGGAACCATCTCCATGAACGGCGCCGCGGCCCGCAAAGTGCAGGTCGGCGATCGGGTCATCATCGCCAGTTACGGGCAGTACAGCGAAGCCGAGCTGCTCAATCACAAGCCTCGCCTGGTGTATCTCGATGAGAACAACCGGGTAGAGCGCACGACCAATACCATTCCGACCCAGGTCGCCTGA
- the panC gene encoding pantoate--beta-alanine ligase, whose amino-acid sequence MQVFHQIHSLRTALAEERRQGKRIGFVPTMGNLHQAHLALVQQAQASCDCVVTSIFVNPLQFGLNEDWDKYPRTLAADTAKLEAIGCDFLFCPDETEIYPNGMAEQTRVVVPTMTDVLCGASRPGHFEGVTTVVTKLFNIVQPDEAVFGAKDFQQLAVIRRMVEDLCMPVRISAGDIVREADGLALSSRNGFIGEDERPRVSQLYRSLSWVREQIQSGRRDYLVLAEEAKEQIENAGFRPDYVSVCNSHTLDPAAHDDAEITILGAMYTRGARLIDNVSLVLDA is encoded by the coding sequence ATGCAGGTATTTCATCAGATTCACTCGCTGCGCACCGCTTTGGCTGAGGAACGTCGCCAGGGCAAGCGTATTGGGTTTGTGCCCACCATGGGCAACCTGCATCAGGCACATCTTGCTCTGGTGCAGCAGGCTCAGGCCAGCTGTGACTGTGTCGTTACCAGTATTTTCGTCAACCCGCTGCAGTTCGGGCTGAACGAAGACTGGGACAAGTACCCCCGGACACTGGCGGCCGACACGGCCAAACTGGAAGCCATCGGCTGCGACTTCCTGTTCTGCCCCGACGAAACCGAGATTTACCCCAACGGCATGGCCGAACAGACCCGGGTCGTCGTGCCCACCATGACCGACGTGCTCTGTGGTGCCAGTCGCCCGGGCCATTTTGAAGGCGTGACGACGGTTGTCACCAAACTGTTCAACATCGTTCAGCCGGATGAGGCGGTGTTCGGTGCCAAAGACTTCCAGCAATTGGCCGTGATCCGCCGGATGGTGGAAGACTTGTGCATGCCGGTCAGGATCAGCGCCGGAGACATTGTGCGCGAAGCCGACGGCCTCGCGCTCAGCTCCCGAAATGGCTTTATTGGTGAGGATGAGCGCCCGCGGGTGTCTCAGTTGTATCGGAGCCTGAGTTGGGTGCGCGAGCAGATTCAGTCCGGTCGGCGCGACTATCTCGTGCTGGCGGAAGAAGCGAAGGAACAGATTGAAAACGCGGGTTTCCGACCCGACTATGTCAGTGTGTGCAACAGTCATACGCTCGACCCGGCGGCCCACGATGACGCCGAAATCACGATTCTCGGCGCGATGTACACTCGGGGTGCGCGCCTGATTGACAATGTATCCCTTGTGCTGGACGCTTGA
- the dnaB gene encoding replicative DNA helicase, which translates to MPPPHSVEAEQAVLGGLMLDNMRLEAVREVLSERDFYRDDHRQIFLRMCELAEEDQPLDVITLSEELHRHEELERVGGLGYLTELAANTPSAANILAYANIVRERSTLRQLISVAQEISKSGYNPLGLDADDLLQIAEKRVAEIAEDRPKEGGLTDLNALLKDTVQRIDELFRSGSDLTGVSSGLEDLDQRTSGWQPGELVILAARPSMGKTALALNFVESSIFTQTRPTLVFSMEMPSAALVMRMMSSIGRIDQGKIRNGKLTEEDWPKLSAAVSKMKDKPLFIDDTPGLSPTEMRARVRRIAREHGNPAMIMVDYLQLMQLSGPSEGRTQEISEISRSLKAMAKEFDCPVIALSQLNRGVEQRPNKRPMNSDLRESGAIEQDADVILFIYRDEYYNEDSPDKGIAELILGKQRNGEIGTCRAAFIGKFTRFENLAPEYMQQGEY; encoded by the coding sequence ATGCCCCCGCCGCACTCGGTAGAAGCCGAGCAGGCGGTATTGGGTGGTTTGATGCTGGACAATATGCGCCTGGAAGCGGTGCGCGAAGTGCTGTCCGAACGGGACTTTTACCGGGATGACCACCGCCAGATCTTCCTGCGCATGTGCGAGCTGGCCGAAGAAGACCAGCCACTGGATGTCATTACCCTGTCGGAAGAGCTGCACCGGCACGAGGAGCTGGAGCGGGTCGGCGGACTGGGATATCTGACAGAGTTGGCGGCCAATACCCCCAGTGCGGCCAATATCCTCGCCTACGCCAATATCGTGCGCGAGCGCTCGACGCTGCGCCAGCTCATCAGTGTCGCCCAGGAGATCAGCAAGTCCGGTTACAACCCTCTGGGGCTCGACGCCGACGACCTGCTGCAGATCGCCGAAAAGCGGGTGGCGGAAATTGCCGAGGATCGCCCCAAAGAAGGCGGGCTGACCGACCTGAACGCGCTGCTCAAGGATACCGTACAGCGCATTGACGAACTGTTCCGTTCGGGCAGTGATCTGACCGGGGTCAGCTCCGGCCTGGAGGATCTGGATCAGCGCACGTCCGGCTGGCAGCCCGGCGAACTGGTGATTCTGGCCGCCCGACCCTCCATGGGTAAAACCGCCCTGGCGCTGAATTTTGTCGAGTCCTCCATTTTTACCCAGACGCGCCCGACCCTGGTGTTCAGTATGGAAATGCCCTCGGCGGCACTGGTGATGCGGATGATGTCCTCCATCGGGCGGATTGATCAGGGCAAGATCCGCAACGGTAAGTTGACCGAGGAGGATTGGCCCAAGCTGTCCGCCGCGGTCAGTAAGATGAAAGACAAGCCATTGTTCATCGACGATACCCCGGGGCTTTCGCCCACCGAAATGCGTGCCCGGGTGCGGCGCATTGCCCGCGAGCACGGCAATCCGGCGATGATCATGGTGGACTACCTGCAGTTGATGCAGCTCTCCGGTCCGAGCGAAGGGCGGACCCAGGAGATTTCCGAAATCTCCCGCTCGCTCAAGGCCATGGCCAAGGAATTCGACTGCCCGGTCATTGCGCTGTCCCAGTTGAACCGGGGGGTGGAGCAGCGTCCCAACAAGCGGCCCATGAACTCGGATCTGCGTGAGTCCGGTGCCATCGAGCAGGATGCCGATGTGATTCTCTTCATTTACCGGGATGAGTATTACAACGAGGACAGCCCGGACAAGGGGATTGCCGAGCTGATTCTTGGCAAGCAGCGTAACGGTGAAATCGGCACCTGTCGGGCGGCGTTTATTGGCAAGTTCACCCGCTTCGAAAACCTGGCGCCGGAATATATGCAGCAAGGGGAATATTGA
- the rplI gene encoding 50S ribosomal protein L9, with product MDVILLEKVGKLGGIGDQVAVKAGFGRNFLLPQGKAIPATAENVAEFEARRAELEAAAAAKLSEAEARAAKLAEVSVTIGANAGDEGKLFGSIGTRDIADAITAAGVEVTKAEVKLPEGALREIGEYEIDVQVHAEVIQAVKVSVVAE from the coding sequence ATGGACGTTATTCTGCTGGAAAAAGTAGGCAAGCTCGGTGGCATTGGCGACCAGGTTGCTGTTAAAGCCGGCTTCGGCCGCAACTTCCTGCTGCCGCAGGGCAAAGCCATTCCGGCCACCGCCGAGAATGTGGCTGAGTTTGAAGCGCGTCGCGCTGAACTGGAAGCCGCTGCTGCCGCCAAGCTGAGCGAAGCCGAAGCGCGCGCCGCCAAGCTGGCGGAAGTCAGCGTTACCATCGGCGCCAACGCGGGCGACGAAGGCAAGCTGTTCGGTTCTATCGGTACTCGCGATATCGCCGATGCCATTACCGCAGCCGGTGTTGAAGTCACCAAAGCCGAAGTCAAACTGCCGGAAGGTGCGCTGCGCGAAATCGGTGAGTACGAGATCGACGTGCAAGTGCATGCTGAAGTCATTCAGGCGGTCAAAGTCAGCGTAGTGGCCGAGTAA
- the rpsR gene encoding 30S ribosomal protein S18, which yields MARFFRRRKFCRFTAEGVKRIDYKDLETLKAYITETGKIVPSRITGTKAKYQRQLSSAIKRARYLALIPYTDSHE from the coding sequence ATGGCACGTTTTTTCCGTCGTCGTAAGTTTTGCCGTTTCACCGCCGAAGGCGTGAAGCGTATTGATTACAAAGATCTGGAAACGCTGAAGGCGTACATCACCGAAACCGGTAAGATTGTACCCAGCCGTATCACCGGAACCAAAGCCAAGTACCAGCGCCAGCTGTCCTCAGCGATCAAGCGCGCCCGCTACCTGGCCCTGATTCCGTACACCGACAGCCACGAGTAA
- the rpsF gene encoding 30S ribosomal protein S6, whose protein sequence is MRHYEIVFMVHPDQSEQVPGMIERYTASVKNSGGQVHRLEDWGRRQMAYSINKIHKAHYVLMNVECTEEALEELTTNFRYNDAVLRNLVIREDEAITEESPILKADKDARERTAKQGSRPPRREEGNDNSDDNSSDEESEAETEKQGE, encoded by the coding sequence ATGCGTCATTACGAAATCGTCTTTATGGTCCATCCCGACCAGAGCGAGCAAGTGCCCGGCATGATCGAGCGCTATACCGCCAGCGTCAAAAACAGCGGTGGCCAGGTTCACCGTCTGGAAGACTGGGGTCGCCGTCAAATGGCTTACTCCATCAACAAAATCCACAAGGCTCACTATGTACTCATGAACGTGGAGTGCACCGAGGAAGCCCTGGAAGAGTTGACCACCAACTTCCGCTACAACGATGCCGTCCTGCGTAACCTCGTGATTCGCGAAGACGAAGCCATCACTGAAGAGTCTCCGATCCTCAAGGCTGATAAAGATGCCCGCGAGCGCACTGCAAAGCAGGGCAGCCGCCCGCCGCGCCGTGAAGAGGGCAATGACAATTCCGACGACAACAGCTCGGACGAAGAGTCAGAAGCCGAAACCGAAAAGCAGGGGGAATAA
- the glyA gene encoding serine hydroxymethyltransferase, with protein sequence MFDKTQTIADFDPEIWDSIQKESRRQEEHIELIASENYTSPLVMAAQGTKLTNKYAEGYPGKRYYGGCEYVDQSEQLAIERAKELFGADYANVQPHSGSQANSAVYAALCKPGDTVLGMSLDAGGHLTHGAKPNFSGKIYNAVQYGLNPETGELDYEEIARLAREHKPRMIVAGFSAYSQVVDWQKFRDIADEVGAYLLVDMAHVAGLVAAGVYPNPVQIADVTTSTTHKTLRGPRGGIILAKANEEIEKKLNSAVFPGGQGGPLMHVIAAKAISFKEAMSPAYKEYQQQVVKNAKAMAATFIERGIKIVSGGTENHLMLVDLIGKEYTGKDADEALGRANITVNKNAVPNDPRSPFITSGLRVGTPAITTRGFREEECKQLAGWMCDILDGLEAGNADAVIEEVKGKVLDVCGKFPVYGN encoded by the coding sequence ATGTTTGACAAAACTCAGACGATTGCCGATTTTGACCCCGAAATCTGGGATTCCATCCAGAAGGAAAGCCGTCGCCAGGAAGAGCATATCGAGCTGATTGCCTCGGAAAACTACACCAGCCCGCTGGTGATGGCAGCCCAGGGCACCAAGCTGACCAACAAATACGCTGAGGGCTATCCCGGCAAACGCTACTACGGTGGCTGCGAGTACGTTGACCAGAGTGAACAGCTGGCGATCGAGCGCGCCAAGGAGCTGTTCGGTGCCGATTACGCCAACGTTCAGCCGCACTCCGGCTCCCAGGCGAACTCCGCCGTTTATGCCGCCCTGTGCAAGCCCGGCGACACCGTTTTGGGTATGAGCCTGGACGCCGGTGGCCACCTGACCCACGGTGCCAAGCCGAACTTCTCCGGCAAGATCTACAATGCGGTGCAGTACGGTCTGAATCCGGAGACTGGCGAGCTGGACTACGAAGAAATTGCCCGCCTGGCCCGCGAGCACAAGCCGCGCATGATCGTGGCGGGTTTCTCGGCTTACTCCCAGGTCGTGGATTGGCAGAAGTTCCGGGATATCGCCGATGAAGTGGGCGCTTACTTACTGGTTGATATGGCCCACGTGGCGGGTCTGGTAGCGGCGGGCGTATACCCGAACCCGGTGCAGATCGCCGACGTGACCACCTCCACCACCCACAAAACCCTGCGCGGCCCCCGTGGTGGCATCATTCTGGCCAAGGCCAATGAAGAGATCGAGAAGAAGCTCAATTCCGCCGTATTCCCCGGTGGTCAGGGCGGCCCGCTGATGCACGTGATTGCAGCGAAGGCCATCAGCTTCAAGGAGGCGATGAGCCCCGCCTATAAAGAGTATCAGCAGCAAGTGGTCAAAAACGCCAAGGCCATGGCGGCGACCTTTATTGAGCGCGGAATCAAGATTGTCTCCGGTGGCACCGAAAACCACCTGATGCTGGTGGACCTGATCGGTAAAGAGTACACCGGTAAGGACGCTGACGAAGCGCTGGGGCGGGCCAACATCACCGTGAACAAGAATGCGGTACCGAACGACCCGCGCTCGCCGTTCATCACCTCTGGCCTCCGGGTCGGTACGCCGGCAATCACCACCCGCGGCTTCCGCGAGGAAGAGTGCAAGCAGTTGGCGGGCTGGATGTGCGACATCCTGGACGGCCTGGAAGCCGGCAATGCCGACGCCGTGATCGAAGAGGTGAAAGGCAAGGTATTGGACGTATGCGGCAAGTTCCCGGTTTACGGTAATTGA
- a CDS encoding DUF3300 domain-containing protein — protein MKTSWTTLATAALLLVLSLGAWADDDYSQAELNQMLAPVALYPDTVLSHILIASTYPLEVVQANRWAQRHRNMEGAAAVSAAEREGWDPSVTALVAFPDILERMADDLEWTQDLGEAFLWDEGEVLASVQDLRQRAYEAGTLRTTEHQEVVIEQKTIIVEPRVSEVIYIPYYDTRMVYGPWRWHHHPPHRWHRPSRGYWNAGIFWSFGTRIDHHSFYFSSFHWHNRHTVVIDIDLHNHHRFHSGRSVVRYKEARRWKHNPSHRRGVEYRRSTVRQQYAAPSRTARHSGTRVERAQRVERIEQRLQNPRSSARSEPRRSRDAQARNDRQQPRLDRTERRSDTYQTRRETPSRMEQRSGERLRANEPNRDRAQVQRQAREERTRTTRTERPSREEQANARNLRQPERSQQNFQRSTRDRVDAARNRSSISERARQSRNENGRAERR, from the coding sequence ATGAAGACATCCTGGACTACCCTGGCCACCGCTGCCCTGCTGCTTGTGCTCAGTCTGGGCGCCTGGGCCGACGACGACTACAGTCAGGCCGAACTGAACCAGATGCTGGCCCCCGTCGCCCTCTACCCGGACACCGTACTGTCCCACATCCTCATCGCCAGCACCTATCCCCTTGAAGTGGTACAGGCGAACCGGTGGGCTCAGCGCCACCGCAATATGGAAGGCGCCGCCGCGGTGTCCGCCGCCGAACGCGAAGGCTGGGATCCGAGTGTGACCGCCCTGGTGGCCTTTCCCGACATTCTCGAGCGCATGGCGGATGACCTGGAATGGACCCAGGATCTCGGCGAGGCCTTTCTGTGGGATGAGGGCGAGGTCCTCGCCAGCGTGCAGGACCTGCGCCAGCGGGCCTACGAGGCGGGCACTCTGCGCACCACCGAACATCAGGAGGTGGTCATAGAGCAGAAAACCATCATTGTGGAACCCCGGGTATCCGAGGTCATCTACATTCCTTATTACGACACCCGGATGGTGTACGGCCCTTGGCGCTGGCACCACCACCCGCCCCACCGCTGGCATCGCCCCAGTCGGGGCTACTGGAATGCGGGTATCTTCTGGAGCTTCGGCACCCGTATTGACCACCACAGCTTCTATTTCAGCAGCTTCCACTGGCACAACCGGCACACCGTGGTGATTGACATTGACCTGCACAACCATCACCGCTTCCACTCCGGCCGCAGCGTGGTTCGCTATAAAGAAGCGCGCCGCTGGAAACACAACCCGAGCCATCGCCGCGGCGTCGAGTACCGTCGCAGCACGGTGCGTCAACAGTATGCCGCCCCGTCGCGCACCGCACGCCATTCCGGGACACGAGTGGAACGCGCACAGCGTGTAGAGCGCATCGAACAGCGCCTGCAGAACCCCCGCAGCAGCGCCCGGAGTGAACCCCGTCGTTCGCGTGACGCTCAGGCTCGAAATGATCGGCAACAACCCCGGCTTGACCGCACTGAACGGCGCAGCGACACCTATCAAACCCGCCGGGAAACTCCGAGCCGGATGGAACAGCGTTCCGGCGAGCGCCTGCGCGCCAATGAGCCGAACCGCGACCGTGCACAGGTGCAGCGTCAAGCCCGCGAAGAGCGTACCCGCACCACTCGCACCGAGCGCCCCTCCCGGGAGGAACAAGCCAACGCCCGCAACCTTCGGCAACCAGAACGGAGCCAGCAGAACTTTCAACGCAGCACCCGGGATCGGGTGGATGCGGCCCGCAACCGCTCATCTATCAGTGAGCGAGCTCGCCAGAGCCGAAATGAGAATGGACGCGCCGAGCGGCGGTGA
- a CDS encoding TIGR02270 family protein: MTVAITAFPNPFSGFESQFDDCVEEVAFLWLLRSRALIQPHYQTSDLAELESRIDAQLFALAQAPERAWAACQSALAHAGPGEVFAAAAVAFRTLEVGCIQQAVEAGLQDGAGFAALVSALTWLPGRYCHDWVRKFFISKEHIHKRLALATCRARGEDPCDFLTRILRRNDCRADSLLHGEALHCVGVFKRRDLSPFLAEGREGGEPGVTFEACRSAILLGDRSAARMLMPFALQSGPRQCDALILAMRVLPSTEAKQWVAQLFGQTSPDAARLSVIATAALGDPEAVPWLLRCMKQLSLARVAGEAFYQITGVDLQAHDLHHQLPQLNDAEAQDHPDTPVPPMDDDEHLPWPNTEKLTVFWETIKHRYPPGERLLLGEPVTEANLQRVLSEGPQRQRAAAALELALLDPQQSWYSMERRQESP, from the coding sequence ATGACCGTTGCTATTACCGCTTTCCCCAATCCGTTCTCGGGGTTTGAGTCACAGTTTGACGATTGCGTTGAAGAGGTTGCCTTTCTCTGGTTGTTGCGTTCGCGGGCGTTGATTCAACCGCACTACCAAACCTCTGACCTGGCGGAACTCGAAAGCCGTATTGACGCCCAGCTGTTCGCCCTTGCCCAGGCTCCAGAGCGAGCCTGGGCCGCCTGTCAGAGCGCCCTGGCTCATGCGGGGCCAGGTGAGGTGTTTGCGGCGGCCGCCGTGGCGTTTCGTACACTGGAAGTGGGGTGTATTCAGCAAGCGGTAGAAGCGGGGTTACAGGATGGGGCGGGATTCGCCGCGCTGGTGTCGGCGCTGACCTGGCTGCCCGGCCGTTACTGCCACGACTGGGTGCGTAAATTTTTCATCAGTAAGGAGCACATTCACAAGCGTCTGGCACTGGCGACCTGCCGGGCCCGTGGCGAGGACCCCTGCGACTTTCTGACCCGGATCCTGCGCCGGAACGACTGTCGTGCTGACAGTTTGCTGCACGGTGAAGCGTTGCACTGCGTCGGCGTTTTCAAGCGTCGTGACCTCTCACCGTTCCTGGCGGAAGGGCGCGAGGGTGGCGAGCCGGGGGTCACGTTTGAGGCCTGCCGCTCGGCCATTCTGTTGGGCGATCGGTCAGCAGCGAGAATGCTCATGCCGTTTGCCTTGCAGTCGGGCCCCCGGCAGTGCGACGCGTTGATCTTGGCCATGCGTGTGTTGCCGAGTACCGAGGCCAAGCAGTGGGTCGCGCAACTATTCGGCCAAACCTCGCCGGACGCGGCCCGACTATCCGTGATCGCCACCGCGGCTCTGGGCGACCCGGAAGCGGTTCCCTGGTTGCTTCGCTGTATGAAGCAATTGTCGCTGGCTCGTGTGGCGGGCGAGGCGTTCTACCAGATCACGGGCGTCGATCTGCAAGCTCATGACCTGCACCATCAGCTCCCCCAACTCAATGACGCTGAAGCACAGGATCACCCGGACACACCGGTACCCCCGATGGATGACGATGAGCACTTGCCCTGGCCCAACACCGAAAAGTTGACCGTATTCTGGGAGACGATCAAGCACCGTTATCCGCCGGGTGAACGGCTCCTGCTGGGTGAGCCGGTCACCGAGGCCAATCTACAGCGGGTTCTGTCGGAGGGCCCCCAACGCCAGCGCGCCGCGGCCGCGTTGGAGTTGGCGTTGCTCGATCCGCAACAGTCCTGGTACTCCATGGAACGAAGGCAGGAATCGCCATGA
- a CDS encoding DUF4150 domain-containing protein, whose amino-acid sequence MMAQTTFANGRGIAHKGSGGMSTVFPDVCKTPVGSSVVPIPYPNIGRSSDTAKGPKSVTLDGQMPMVKGAIYSKSAGDEAGVKKGIISGKHKAECEYMMYSFDVKIEGKNVCRMGDPLYHNKKNIMG is encoded by the coding sequence ATGATGGCACAAACGACCTTTGCCAATGGCCGCGGTATTGCCCATAAGGGCAGTGGCGGCATGAGCACGGTATTTCCCGATGTCTGCAAAACCCCAGTGGGGTCTTCCGTCGTACCGATTCCCTACCCGAATATCGGCCGCTCGTCGGATACCGCAAAGGGACCCAAATCCGTCACGCTGGACGGTCAGATGCCGATGGTCAAAGGCGCCATTTATAGCAAGAGCGCCGGCGATGAAGCCGGTGTCAAAAAGGGGATCATCAGTGGTAAGCACAAGGCCGAGTGCGAGTACATGATGTATTCCTTTGACGTCAAAATTGAGGGTAAAAACGTCTGTCGCATGGGTGATCCCCTCTACCATAACAAGAAAAACATCATGGGGTAG
- a CDS encoding DUF2169 family type VI secretion system accessory protein — translation MLQLNNRTPFEAELTALNDETGVETLYVIVKASFTEGWMLADEPVPVWRADEYYGEPHESSLRYPSEIHLGKTATDILVEGDAWAPGGRPVRQLPVTVSVGRVSQSLMVFGDRRWDQGQISVADPFERMPLTWERAYGGSVAEGDRRRVYSERNPVGRFASAQCTDRSVDGELMPNIEHPQALLRNRDDSPEPVGLGPVAPHWQPRTRFVGTYDQQWRLRRAPFAPEDFSRRFFNVAAPGLVYPGWMRGGEPFELAGMHPDGAWTGQLPEVPLSVSAHHGGRQEPLSARLETLYFQPFKRTVSLTWRASLSCPRDVLSVESVTVSMTRQPR, via the coding sequence ATGTTGCAGCTGAATAACCGCACACCCTTTGAGGCGGAGCTGACGGCCCTTAACGATGAAACCGGCGTGGAGACCTTGTACGTCATTGTCAAAGCGAGCTTTACGGAGGGCTGGATGCTCGCCGATGAGCCCGTTCCGGTGTGGCGAGCAGACGAGTATTACGGCGAGCCGCATGAGTCCAGTTTGCGTTACCCCAGTGAAATTCACCTGGGGAAAACCGCTACGGATATCCTGGTGGAAGGTGACGCCTGGGCGCCCGGCGGGCGTCCGGTAAGGCAGTTGCCAGTGACGGTATCGGTGGGGCGGGTGAGCCAGTCGCTCATGGTGTTCGGTGACCGGAGGTGGGATCAAGGCCAGATCTCCGTGGCCGACCCGTTTGAGCGAATGCCGCTGACATGGGAGCGGGCGTACGGCGGCTCGGTCGCCGAAGGCGATCGTCGGCGGGTTTACAGCGAACGAAATCCGGTTGGACGATTCGCCAGTGCGCAGTGCACTGATCGCTCAGTGGATGGGGAGCTGATGCCGAATATTGAGCACCCGCAGGCGCTGCTTCGAAACCGGGACGATAGCCCCGAGCCGGTCGGTTTGGGCCCGGTGGCGCCGCACTGGCAACCGCGCACCCGGTTCGTTGGTACCTACGATCAACAGTGGCGTCTTCGCCGCGCGCCCTTTGCGCCGGAGGATTTTTCCCGGCGCTTTTTTAATGTGGCCGCTCCCGGCCTGGTGTACCCGGGCTGGATGCGCGGCGGTGAGCCTTTCGAACTGGCCGGCATGCATCCCGATGGGGCATGGACCGGACAGTTACCTGAGGTTCCTCTTTCGGTCAGCGCTCACCACGGGGGGCGTCAGGAGCCTCTGTCGGCCCGATTGGAAACACTCTATTTTCAGCCCTTCAAGCGCACAGTGAGTTTAACCTGGCGGGCCAGTTTGAGTTGTCCACGCGACGTGCTGAGCGTGGAGTCAGTGACGGTCTCAATGACCCGACAACCCCGGTAA